The Candidatus Desulfatibia profunda genome includes a region encoding these proteins:
- a CDS encoding TolC family protein, with translation MMVSKKIFPSLMICLLMGHVCAFSVFAAEKLVEGFTLKQTIESALAANLGLQSSQEDTKAALATQKAQRTRFFPTFNAAYQYNRNDEASKIGGIVLSPKKEYTFVTTVTQPIFRGFSLVNQFKISSLGLDMAQINEKLVRQDIVFNAQKTYFFLLEAKKLFDIAQKTVTQLKAHKEVAQNYYQVGMTPLNDFLQAQVELANAEQDLIAAKNNLENAESDFNLLLRRPLDTPVEIEDVLDYVSLEQDLDYCLAEANKHRLEIKINELEVEIAQKELTLAKKDYYPAIDLKGSYFKNGTDWDADGGEGITDPSGWNILATASWNFWEWGRTVYGVSEKHSRLSQAQLQKKDILDNIQLEVKNAYLRTQETQNAIVTVEKAVEQAQENFRINQERYKEQVATSTDVLDAQTLLSKTMTNYFKALYTFKISKAALFRAMGREMIE, from the coding sequence ATGATGGTATCTAAAAAAATCTTTCCGAGTCTAATGATCTGCCTCCTTATGGGGCATGTGTGCGCCTTTTCCGTTTTTGCTGCTGAAAAACTCGTTGAGGGTTTCACCCTCAAACAGACGATCGAAAGTGCGCTAGCGGCCAATCTCGGACTGCAATCATCCCAAGAGGACACCAAAGCAGCTTTGGCCACTCAGAAAGCCCAAAGAACCCGGTTTTTCCCCACATTTAACGCTGCCTATCAGTATAATCGGAATGATGAAGCTTCCAAGATCGGCGGAATTGTATTGAGTCCAAAAAAGGAATACACTTTTGTCACCACCGTCACTCAGCCGATATTTAGAGGATTCTCTCTTGTCAACCAATTTAAAATTTCCAGCCTCGGCCTTGATATGGCCCAAATCAATGAAAAACTGGTTCGCCAGGATATTGTCTTTAACGCCCAGAAGACATACTTTTTCCTGCTGGAGGCAAAAAAGCTGTTCGATATCGCCCAAAAAACCGTAACACAACTCAAAGCCCATAAAGAGGTAGCCCAAAACTATTATCAGGTCGGCATGACCCCTCTAAATGATTTTCTGCAGGCACAGGTTGAACTGGCCAATGCCGAGCAGGACCTCATTGCTGCCAAAAACAACCTGGAGAATGCAGAATCCGATTTTAATCTTCTCCTTCGCAGACCGCTGGATACGCCGGTCGAAATAGAGGATGTTCTTGATTATGTTTCACTTGAGCAAGATCTTGATTACTGTCTGGCCGAAGCCAATAAACATCGTCTGGAAATCAAGATCAACGAACTGGAGGTTGAAATTGCCCAAAAGGAGCTGACGCTTGCCAAAAAAGATTATTATCCGGCGATCGATCTTAAGGGCAGTTATTTCAAAAACGGAACCGATTGGGATGCAGACGGCGGTGAAGGGATTACGGATCCCAGCGGCTGGAACATTTTAGCGACAGCGTCATGGAATTTCTGGGAATGGGGCCGAACCGTCTACGGCGTATCAGAAAAACATTCACGCTTGTCCCAGGCACAGCTTCAAAAAAAAGATATTCTTGACAACATCCAACTTGAGGTAAAAAATGCATATCTGAGAACCCAGGAAACACAAAATGCAATTGTTACGGTTGAAAAGGCCGTTGAGCAAGCCCAGGAAAATTTCAGAATTAACCAGGAACGTTACAAGGAACAAGTGGCAACATCAACCGATGTACTGGATGCCCAGACACTCCTGTCAAAAACAATGACAAATTATTTCAAAGCGTTATATACTTTTAAAATATCAAAGGCCGCTCTGTTCAGAGCCATGGGTCGGGAAATGATTGAATGA
- the ftsE gene encoding cell division ATP-binding protein FtsE, whose amino-acid sequence MIDAQNTQNTSSIIRIFHVHKKYGGKNALTDITLDIPKNEFLFISGPSGAGKTTLLRLLYLGETVSEGQILIDGMNLARIPRKRIPLLRRKYGIIFQDYKLIPTKTVFDNVAVVLEAMGKKRRLIQKKVTSVLRTVGMEEKINSFPPSLSGGEQQRVAVARAVVGDPKIILADEPTGSLDADSADIIITLLKRFHTRGTTIVVATHDKELIRKTGGRTIHLKQGCLQP is encoded by the coding sequence ATGATCGACGCTCAAAACACTCAAAACACAAGCTCAATAATTCGAATCTTCCATGTTCACAAAAAATACGGCGGCAAGAATGCGCTGACCGACATCACCCTTGACATCCCCAAAAACGAGTTCCTTTTTATCAGCGGTCCCAGCGGAGCAGGCAAAACAACGCTGCTGAGGCTTCTGTACCTTGGAGAAACCGTATCCGAAGGGCAGATATTGATAGACGGCATGAATCTGGCGCGGATTCCCCGCAAGCGCATACCGCTTTTGAGGCGCAAGTATGGAATCATATTCCAGGACTATAAACTGATCCCTACCAAAACCGTTTTTGACAACGTTGCGGTTGTCCTTGAAGCCATGGGAAAAAAAAGGCGCCTGATCCAGAAAAAGGTAACCAGTGTGCTCAGAACGGTCGGAATGGAGGAAAAAATCAATTCATTTCCCCCAAGCCTGTCCGGTGGCGAACAGCAAAGAGTCGCGGTTGCCAGGGCTGTGGTCGGCGATCCGAAAATTATCCTTGCCGACGAACCTACCGGCAGCCTGGACGCAGATTCCGCCGATATTATTATTACACTTCTTAAACGGTTTCACACCCGTGGCACCACGATTGTCGTCGCAACCCACGATAAAGAGCTGATTCGCAAAACCGGCGGCCGGACAATCCATCTGAAACAGGGGTGTTTGCAACCTTAA
- a CDS encoding ABC transporter permease, protein MILHYKRAIRDILDNKFMNVVTIITIAVSVLVVSAFALFFINASDIMSAWKKGIRVMAYLKPGIPYVKISELKLNVQKLYGVQEVKFISKDQALQMLKDQMKHQSSLFADLKENPLPDAFEIQIIADSQDQGQIETLATRLESLPEIEDVEYGQRWLARFTNIFNLFRFTGLALGGLFFVAAVFIVANTIRLVLYTRREEVEIMRLVGAADGFIKAPFYIEGIIQGALGGAIGLGVLFVTFVVVSSNVEQGFSPDLFTIRFLPVKALGAMILCSMFVGWLGCYLSLKQFLKP, encoded by the coding sequence ATGATTCTGCACTATAAACGTGCGATCCGGGACATCCTGGACAACAAGTTTATGAATGTAGTGACGATAATTACCATCGCTGTATCGGTTCTTGTTGTCAGCGCTTTTGCGCTTTTTTTTATCAACGCCAGCGACATCATGAGCGCCTGGAAAAAGGGCATACGGGTGATGGCCTACCTTAAGCCGGGCATTCCTTACGTAAAAATTTCGGAATTAAAACTGAACGTTCAAAAACTTTACGGGGTCCAGGAGGTCAAGTTCATTTCAAAAGACCAAGCCCTGCAAATGCTCAAGGACCAGATGAAACATCAATCTTCGCTCTTTGCCGATCTTAAGGAAAACCCGCTTCCGGACGCTTTTGAAATCCAAATAATAGCGGATTCTCAAGATCAGGGCCAAATTGAGACACTGGCAACCCGTCTGGAGTCGCTGCCCGAGATCGAGGATGTCGAATACGGTCAAAGATGGCTGGCGCGATTTACAAATATCTTCAATTTGTTCAGATTTACCGGCCTGGCTTTGGGCGGCCTTTTCTTTGTGGCCGCTGTGTTCATCGTGGCCAATACGATCCGCCTGGTGCTCTACACCCGGCGCGAAGAGGTTGAAATCATGCGGCTGGTGGGCGCTGCCGACGGTTTCATCAAGGCCCCTTTTTACATCGAGGGCATTATCCAGGGAGCTTTGGGCGGAGCTATCGGCCTGGGCGTATTGTTTGTTACGTTTGTTGTTGTATCTTCAAATGTCGAACAGGGTTTTTCCCCCGACCTTTTTACGATCCGATTTCTCCCCGTCAAGGCTCTCGGCGCCATGATACTATGCAGCATGTTTGTAGGATGGCTGGGATGTTATCTTTCGCTCAAACAGTTTCTAAAACCTTAA